From the Fibrobacter sp. UWB11 genome, one window contains:
- a CDS encoding alpha/beta hydrolase — MNKLKSFVVAASAVLLFTTSANACLAACKEKKRDEAYSKQLSAATLQTIIDNALPQKAVDPELGEPYQVYPIDVKPYDKDFHATLIEYPYGSSPRAVTHEPNPRGIILYVHGYNDYFFQEELAEKSDSAGFAFFAIDLHYNGRSYSEGEPRSDMRSVKEYYAELDAAVALSKKIAANGSNAKLPFVILGHSQGGLITPNYLNERNSEDFAALVLNSPFLDYKNSWFVRNVAFPVFSDIALLLPDAPAPKQEAPKYNISLLKSEKGEWEFNRELKSDEWPQQYFGYLRATERGIKWIHAGMQIKAPVLMMRSGCTVNTVKWDDDYMRCDCMLDVNLLEKWAPKLGSDVTTVTITDGMHDLFLSRKDVRDNAYRTMFEFLDGAVLRKQIVVAQNF; from the coding sequence ATGAATAAGTTAAAGTCTTTTGTTGTCGCGGCCTCTGCCGTATTGCTTTTTACAACTTCTGCAAATGCGTGCCTTGCCGCCTGCAAGGAAAAGAAGCGGGACGAAGCTTACAGTAAGCAACTCTCGGCAGCTACGTTGCAGACGATTATTGATAACGCTTTGCCGCAGAAGGCTGTGGACCCGGAACTTGGCGAACCTTATCAGGTTTACCCGATTGACGTAAAACCGTATGATAAGGATTTTCATGCAACGTTAATTGAATATCCTTACGGAAGTTCTCCGCGTGCGGTGACGCATGAACCGAATCCGCGCGGAATTATCTTGTATGTGCATGGTTATAATGATTACTTCTTCCAGGAAGAACTTGCGGAAAAATCGGATTCTGCGGGTTTTGCGTTCTTTGCAATTGACTTGCATTACAATGGTCGTTCGTATAGTGAAGGCGAGCCGCGCTCGGATATGCGTAGCGTCAAGGAATACTATGCAGAGTTGGATGCTGCTGTAGCTCTCAGCAAGAAGATTGCGGCGAATGGTTCGAATGCGAAATTGCCGTTTGTCATTCTCGGTCATTCGCAGGGTGGGTTGATTACGCCGAATTACCTGAATGAACGCAATAGCGAAGATTTTGCAGCTCTCGTTTTGAACAGTCCGTTCCTAGATTATAAAAATAGCTGGTTTGTTCGCAATGTGGCTTTCCCCGTGTTCTCGGATATTGCGCTGTTGTTGCCCGATGCACCCGCTCCAAAACAGGAAGCCCCTAAGTACAACATATCTCTTTTGAAAAGTGAAAAAGGCGAGTGGGAATTCAATCGTGAATTGAAAAGCGATGAATGGCCACAGCAGTACTTTGGTTACCTCCGCGCGACGGAACGCGGCATCAAGTGGATCCATGCGGGAATGCAAATCAAGGCTCCTGTTCTCATGATGCGTAGCGGCTGCACCGTGAACACGGTCAAGTGGGATGACGACTACATGCGTTGCGACTGCATGCTTGATGTGAATCTTCTCGAAAAGTGGGCTCCGAAATTGGGCAGTGATGTCACGACCGTGACGATTACGGATGGCATGCACGACTTGTTCCTCTCGCGCAAGGATGTTCGTGATAACGCTTACCGCACGATGTTTGAATTTTTGGATGGTGCCGTTTTGCGGAAGCAGATTGTCGTTGCACAGAATTTTTAA
- a CDS encoding LysR family transcriptional regulator encodes MELRTLKYFLAVAEQECFSQAANNVLFVTQPTLSRQMQELEEEIGAQLFVRSNKKTTLTEEGLRFKKRAQEIMELVKYTQKEFAESSKEEIAGDVYIGAGETQGFKPIADACKQMQKQYPKICLNISSGNAEDVTEKLDRGLIDFGLLVEPVDKTKYEYLTLPDRDTWGLLLRRDHPLAKKSKIIARDFANIPLLVSRQTLDSREFTGWLGRDLKSLNIVGTYNLIYNAAVCVEQGMGAALTLERLINTGKDSPFAFVRISPERTSGLVVVWKKNPVFSKPAAQFLKFLKAELDKRAE; translated from the coding sequence ATGGAATTACGGACTCTTAAATATTTTTTGGCGGTGGCCGAGCAGGAATGTTTTTCGCAGGCGGCAAACAATGTGCTCTTTGTGACGCAGCCGACGCTTTCGCGCCAGATGCAGGAACTCGAAGAAGAAATCGGGGCGCAGCTCTTTGTGCGCAGCAACAAGAAGACGACGCTGACCGAAGAAGGCTTGCGTTTTAAGAAGCGCGCGCAAGAAATCATGGAACTTGTGAAATACACCCAAAAGGAATTTGCCGAATCAAGCAAGGAAGAAATCGCGGGTGACGTGTATATCGGCGCAGGCGAAACGCAAGGTTTCAAGCCCATCGCCGATGCCTGCAAGCAAATGCAGAAACAATATCCGAAAATCTGCCTGAACATTTCTAGCGGAAATGCGGAAGATGTTACGGAGAAACTAGATCGAGGCTTGATTGATTTCGGGTTATTGGTAGAACCTGTCGACAAAACAAAATATGAATACCTGACGCTCCCCGACCGAGACACATGGGGGCTTCTGTTGCGCAGGGATCATCCGCTTGCAAAGAAATCGAAGATAATCGCCCGTGATTTTGCGAATATTCCGCTGTTAGTTTCACGACAAACACTTGATTCCCGAGAATTCACGGGGTGGCTTGGGCGAGATTTGAAATCGCTCAACATTGTCGGCACTTACAACCTTATATACAATGCCGCCGTCTGTGTAGAACAAGGAATGGGTGCCGCCCTTACGCTTGAACGCCTGATAAACACCGGGAAAGACAGTCCCTTTGCGTTCGTGCGTATTTCACCCGAACGTACTAGCGGTCTCGTGGTCGTGTGGAAAAAGAATCCCGTGTTCAGCAAGCCCGCCGCGCAATTCCTAAAGTTTTTGAAGGCGGAACTGGACAAGCGAGCTGAATAA
- a CDS encoding SUMF1/EgtB/PvdO family nonheme iron enzyme produces MHKLSSGVLAVSIFTAGMAWSCSDSSEKGVSPDSPNDGDPPTIISQSSDDSHGDSSAKDLSSSSDGKASGVDSVSSSSSDENISKHSSSSIKSPSNETSSSSTNAFIYTAPENFSDTVNGAIFDMVYVAGGSYTRGCDNCAEQDKIYESPSHKVTLDDYHIASTEVTIGQWNAIMGGKKSAWESDKAPKIGVSWFDANNFACKLTQKTGRQYRLLTDAEWEFAARGGKDGIADKFKFSGSNKIDDVAWYSENSGGKSHDVATKKPNKLGLYDMSGNSWEWVYDWLVAYTSSDKINPVQLTGSGNKTRRGGSYGEPAEFARVSRRAIRSRDGAADMGFRIGTSSKLPPGMVSPCEAANPSAAVCSGEKNRDCRLITNADEAWISDDYTVIIGEDGTAAVSGYPNISGQWYTLNNRSFNVVTRTGTKTYAYYIFSEDELTMISDDGIPYRLYKRSATEAKNKISLPTVSNPKTLSQLIAAVEPERLVSDEQILHPDTSIRDKRIAAESGYTWFFDGRCCGGNHKYRFHLDKNGDAEFVVMDYDDTHHENILAKGRWFTVGNIGLHIVLNGKYYNYLYSVGERTMSYSEYMPAGPIFCHISFQSYERGDFRIFNKTVYDDNIKRPRGFNGENPVYEAGDYQWGSESTRSNNDIPAQSSSSASQSKVSLDENGFATVADVYKSLAANEKAVFIIRHSEREDDVAMETELTANGIKMAQDLGKTLKSSEDFSYITSGFVRTNETANNISKGRGESSLPKLITNYDITGNWFLKISADSLAKYATSLSLKGGSVELMARWAYDNEYPEAFYDLESRAEEFMQSVILKNLRKWNRISIMVSHDIFVMPLTVFGSQKNVALKYHKDYHWINYIAGLAIIISADNNLRYIPIKGADSGVIDYLAMYKAK; encoded by the coding sequence ATGCACAAACTTTCCTCGGGTGTTTTAGCGGTATCGATTTTTACCGCGGGGATGGCTTGGAGTTGCTCGGATTCATCCGAAAAAGGGGTTTCACCGGATTCACCAAATGATGGCGATCCGCCCACAATCATTTCACAATCATCAGACGATTCACATGGGGATAGTTCCGCAAAGGATCTCTCCAGTTCAAGCGATGGCAAAGCCTCGGGCGTAGATTCCGTAAGCAGTTCGTCCTCAGACGAAAACATTTCAAAACATTCATCATCGTCAATCAAATCACCATCAAACGAAACTTCTTCATCTAGCACAAACGCATTTATATACACCGCTCCAGAAAATTTCTCGGATACTGTAAATGGTGCAATTTTTGATATGGTGTACGTTGCCGGAGGTTCATACACGCGCGGATGCGACAACTGCGCCGAACAAGACAAAATTTACGAATCTCCATCGCACAAAGTCACCTTGGACGATTACCACATAGCATCAACCGAAGTGACCATCGGACAATGGAATGCAATCATGGGCGGCAAAAAATCCGCATGGGAATCCGATAAAGCACCCAAAATTGGCGTTAGTTGGTTTGATGCTAACAATTTTGCATGTAAGTTAACACAAAAGACAGGGCGGCAATACCGCCTACTCACTGACGCTGAATGGGAATTCGCAGCGCGTGGCGGCAAAGACGGAATCGCTGACAAATTCAAATTTTCTGGAAGCAATAAAATAGACGATGTCGCCTGGTATTCCGAAAATAGCGGAGGCAAGTCACATGACGTCGCCACCAAGAAACCGAACAAACTCGGACTTTACGACATGAGCGGCAATTCCTGGGAATGGGTTTACGACTGGCTTGTCGCTTACACATCTTCTGATAAAATAAATCCAGTACAGCTCACAGGCTCGGGCAACAAGACGCGTCGTGGCGGAAGCTATGGCGAGCCCGCAGAATTTGCGAGAGTGAGCCGCAGGGCAATCCGCAGCCGCGACGGCGCCGCTGATATGGGATTTAGAATAGGGACATCTTCAAAACTCCCGCCCGGAATGGTAAGCCCATGCGAAGCCGCAAACCCTTCCGCAGCCGTTTGCAGCGGAGAAAAGAATCGCGATTGCCGCCTAATCACAAATGCCGATGAAGCCTGGATTAGCGACGATTACACAGTCATCATCGGAGAAGATGGAACTGCCGCCGTATCGGGCTACCCCAACATTTCAGGCCAATGGTACACGCTCAACAATCGCAGTTTCAACGTCGTCACAAGAACAGGCACCAAAACATACGCCTACTACATCTTCAGTGAAGACGAACTCACCATGATTAGCGACGACGGGATTCCTTATCGCCTATACAAAAGAAGTGCTACCGAAGCCAAGAACAAAATATCACTTCCGACCGTAAGTAATCCCAAAACATTATCACAGTTGATTGCCGCAGTAGAACCCGAGCGTCTCGTAAGCGATGAGCAAATTTTACACCCAGACACAAGCATTCGCGACAAACGCATCGCAGCCGAAAGTGGATACACTTGGTTCTTTGATGGTCGTTGCTGCGGCGGCAATCACAAATACCGCTTTCACCTTGACAAAAATGGCGATGCAGAATTCGTCGTAATGGATTATGACGACACGCACCATGAAAACATTCTCGCAAAAGGCCGCTGGTTCACCGTTGGCAACATCGGACTACACATCGTCCTGAACGGCAAATATTACAACTACCTTTACTCCGTGGGCGAACGCACCATGAGCTATAGCGAGTACATGCCCGCAGGCCCCATTTTCTGTCACATTTCCTTCCAAAGCTACGAACGAGGCGACTTCCGCATTTTCAACAAAACCGTTTATGACGATAACATAAAAAGACCTCGAGGTTTCAATGGAGAAAATCCAGTCTACGAAGCAGGCGATTATCAATGGGGATCCGAATCAACACGTTCTAACAACGATATACCTGCCCAATCATCCTCAAGCGCATCGCAATCAAAAGTATCTCTTGACGAGAATGGCTTCGCTACAGTAGCCGACGTTTACAAGAGTCTCGCCGCCAATGAAAAAGCGGTATTCATCATCCGCCATTCCGAGCGCGAAGATGATGTCGCCATGGAAACAGAACTCACTGCAAACGGCATCAAGATGGCTCAAGACCTGGGCAAGACTCTCAAAAGTAGCGAAGATTTTTCGTACATCACTTCTGGATTCGTACGCACAAATGAAACGGCAAACAACATTTCAAAAGGTCGAGGAGAATCCAGCCTCCCTAAACTCATCACAAATTACGACATCACAGGAAACTGGTTCCTGAAAATTTCAGCCGATTCGCTCGCAAAATACGCAACATCGCTTAGTCTTAAAGGAGGTTCCGTTGAATTGATGGCCCGTTGGGCCTATGACAACGAATACCCCGAAGCATTTTACGATCTTGAATCCCGTGCCGAAGAATTTATGCAAAGCGTCATCTTGAAAAACTTGCGCAAATGGAATCGCATCAGCATCATGGTTTCGCACGATATTTTCGTAATGCCACTAACCGTTTTCGGTTCACAAAAGAATGTAGCTCTCAAGTATCATAAAGACTACCATTGGATTAATTACATCGCTGGGCTTGCCATCATCATTAGCGCAGATAACAATTTACGCTATATACCCATAAAGGGCGCCGATTCAGGCGTCATCGATTATCTAGCAATGTACAAAGCAAAATAA
- a CDS encoding DUF1490 domain-containing protein, producing MSMFKNEKFWLVVAGAVGSAVAKKVLKAKKTRELAVQGLAHGMKFTADAKAAFQDMKDEANDICNDAKAEAGIK from the coding sequence ATGTCGATGTTCAAAAACGAAAAATTCTGGCTCGTAGTTGCAGGTGCTGTGGGTTCCGCAGTCGCAAAGAAAGTGCTTAAGGCAAAGAAGACTCGCGAACTCGCCGTTCAGGGACTTGCTCATGGCATGAAGTTCACTGCCGATGCCAAGGCTGCTTTCCAAGACATGAAGGACGAAGCAAACGATATCTGCAACGACGCCAAGGCAGAAGCAGGGATTAAGTAA
- a CDS encoding heavy metal translocating P-type ATPase, giving the protein MRFRIVYDKPGRLRLRAGAYAFDREYEARVHKACVGVPCVKSAVVHSANGGLLLEYEPQNGDYGASRSQILEFAKSLNPKSLPECDGETEYQLQSLDDGFKASLMGMIARRYLLRWFVPFPIRTAITVVRGLRYVARGVSTLMSGKLTVDVLDGAAIGASLLQRNYESAGTVMFLLGVSGLLEDYTKARTRTALTGSLAVKVDKVWVVKDGVDVLIELKDVQVGDLVRVRSGSMIPVDGRVMEGEALVNESTMTGESKAVMKTRGKTVFAGTVLEEGAIVVKVRAVNGNTKIQKIIELIDHSEDLKASVQSRAEHLADSIVPFSFLGFGLTLLFTQNISRAVSILMVDYSCAIKLSTPISVISALREAADMDMTVKGGKYLEEFALADTIVFDKTGTLTKAEPRLEKIIPFGGRSEDEILKIAACIEEHFPHSMARAIVKAALERGIAHEEEHADVKYIVAHGIATALDEKRAVIGSKHFVIEDEKVIVSEEDQRIIDKEAGAASVIYLGIGGELAGALCISDPPREEAAAAIRRLRESGIKNVVMITGDSKNAAQRVAELLGIDTFFAQVLPEDKHHYVEQMKAEGKRVIMVGDGINDAPALAAANVSVAMSDASDIARETADVTLRRENLEDLVELRLLSQKLMERIMMNYRFIVAFNTSLLLGGFFGMLSPTTSAFLHNVSTMGICAKSMTKLKVE; this is encoded by the coding sequence ATGAGATTCAGAATCGTTTACGATAAGCCGGGGCGTTTGCGTTTGCGCGCCGGAGCGTATGCTTTTGATCGTGAGTATGAAGCGCGTGTTCACAAGGCGTGTGTAGGCGTGCCTTGCGTAAAAAGTGCCGTGGTGCATAGTGCCAATGGCGGACTATTACTTGAATATGAGCCGCAGAACGGCGATTACGGCGCGAGTCGTAGCCAGATTCTTGAATTTGCAAAATCGCTGAACCCCAAATCGCTGCCGGAATGCGATGGCGAAACGGAATACCAATTGCAATCTCTTGATGACGGCTTTAAGGCTAGCCTCATGGGGATGATTGCGCGTCGCTATTTGTTGCGCTGGTTTGTTCCGTTCCCAATTCGCACGGCAATTACGGTGGTTCGTGGGTTGCGTTATGTGGCGCGTGGTGTTTCAACGCTCATGAGCGGAAAGCTCACCGTTGATGTGTTGGACGGTGCCGCCATTGGTGCTTCGTTGTTGCAACGCAATTACGAATCTGCTGGGACGGTCATGTTCCTTTTGGGCGTTTCGGGCTTGCTCGAAGATTATACCAAGGCGCGTACGCGTACGGCGCTTACAGGGAGCCTTGCTGTTAAAGTCGATAAAGTCTGGGTCGTGAAAGACGGCGTGGATGTGCTGATTGAACTCAAGGATGTTCAGGTTGGCGACTTGGTGCGTGTGCGTTCTGGGAGCATGATTCCTGTGGACGGTCGCGTCATGGAAGGCGAAGCGCTTGTCAACGAATCGACGATGACGGGCGAATCCAAGGCGGTGATGAAAACTCGCGGCAAGACGGTGTTTGCGGGAACTGTTCTGGAAGAAGGTGCGATTGTCGTGAAGGTTCGCGCGGTCAATGGCAACACGAAAATTCAAAAGATTATCGAGCTGATTGACCATAGCGAAGATTTGAAGGCGAGCGTGCAGAGCCGTGCCGAACATTTGGCCGATAGCATCGTGCCGTTCAGTTTCCTCGGCTTTGGACTCACGCTTTTGTTCACGCAGAACATCTCTCGTGCGGTTTCCATCTTGATGGTGGATTACTCTTGCGCGATAAAGCTCTCGACTCCGATTTCCGTGATTTCTGCACTGCGTGAAGCGGCGGATATGGACATGACGGTGAAGGGCGGCAAGTATCTCGAAGAGTTTGCACTTGCGGATACGATTGTGTTTGACAAGACGGGAACGCTCACGAAGGCAGAACCGCGTCTTGAAAAGATTATCCCGTTTGGCGGTCGCAGCGAAGATGAAATCCTGAAAATTGCAGCATGCATCGAGGAACATTTCCCGCATAGCATGGCACGTGCAATTGTGAAGGCTGCGCTTGAACGCGGAATCGCTCACGAAGAAGAACATGCCGATGTCAAGTACATTGTGGCACATGGCATTGCGACAGCGCTTGACGAAAAACGTGCGGTCATCGGCAGCAAGCATTTTGTGATTGAAGACGAAAAGGTGATTGTGTCCGAAGAGGACCAGCGCATCATCGATAAAGAAGCGGGGGCTGCGTCTGTGATTTACCTTGGCATCGGTGGTGAACTTGCCGGCGCCTTGTGCATTAGCGACCCGCCTCGCGAAGAAGCGGCTGCTGCCATACGCAGGTTGCGTGAAAGTGGCATCAAGAATGTGGTGATGATTACGGGCGATAGCAAAAATGCGGCTCAACGCGTAGCGGAACTTTTAGGAATCGATACGTTCTTCGCTCAAGTTTTGCCCGAAGATAAACACCATTATGTGGAACAAATGAAGGCCGAAGGCAAACGTGTAATTATGGTGGGCGATGGCATCAACGATGCCCCTGCGCTTGCTGCGGCAAACGTCTCTGTCGCAATGAGCGATGCTTCGGACATTGCCCGCGAAACAGCCGATGTGACGCTCCGTCGCGAGAATCTCGAAGACCTCGTGGAACTGCGTCTCTTGAGCCAAAAGCTGATGGAACGCATTATGATGAACTACCGCTTTATCGTGGCGTTCAATACGAGCTTGCTCTTAGGCGGATTCTTCGGCATGCTTTCTCCGACAACGTCAGCTTTCTTGCACAACGTATCGACCATGGGCATTTGTGCAAAAAGCATGACTAAGTTGAAGGTGGAATAA
- a CDS encoding cyclophilin-like fold protein encodes MKGRILYIVILLLFAACSSDAASSVKPSQPEAQTPKSSANSSAQTEAPVKLKIHVNDTTFTATLEENSSAKAFAEFLAQGDMTLDMHDYGSFEKVADLPRSFPRNDKQIDTDAGDIILYQGNSITIYYDKNSWNFTRLARIDNVNKKRLQQILGKGNVKATFSVE; translated from the coding sequence ATGAAAGGACGTATCCTATACATTGTCATTTTATTGCTGTTCGCAGCTTGCTCTTCTGACGCGGCGTCGTCTGTCAAACCGTCGCAGCCTGAAGCTCAGACGCCGAAATCGTCCGCCAATTCATCCGCCCAAACGGAGGCTCCCGTGAAACTCAAGATCCATGTGAACGATACCACCTTCACGGCGACGCTCGAAGAAAATTCCTCCGCCAAGGCCTTCGCCGAATTCCTCGCGCAGGGCGACATGACGCTCGACATGCATGACTACGGCAGTTTCGAGAAGGTGGCCGACCTGCCGCGCAGTTTCCCGCGCAATGACAAACAAATCGACACCGACGCAGGCGACATCATCCTTTACCAGGGTAATTCCATTACTATCTACTACGACAAGAATTCCTGGAACTTCACGCGCCTCGCCCGTATTGACAACGTAAACAAGAAACGCCTCCAGCAGATTCTCGGCAAAGGGAACGTGAAGGCGACATTCTCGGTGGAATAA
- a CDS encoding flavodoxin codes for MNKIAVIYWTGTGNTEVMANEVVAGAKEAGAEVTLFNTSAFKVEKANEFDKFALGCPAMGAEELEDSEFQPLYDQLKTQISGKKVVLFGSYGWGGGEWMNPWKEDAANAGLVLADDPLAIEGAPDDAGKEKCRELGKVLALS; via the coding sequence ATGAATAAAATTGCTGTTATTTATTGGACAGGAACGGGAAATACCGAAGTTATGGCGAATGAAGTGGTCGCTGGAGCAAAGGAAGCTGGTGCCGAAGTGACGCTTTTCAATACGTCTGCTTTTAAGGTGGAAAAAGCCAATGAATTTGACAAGTTTGCTTTGGGCTGCCCGGCGATGGGTGCCGAAGAACTTGAAGATAGCGAATTCCAGCCGCTTTATGATCAACTGAAGACGCAGATTTCGGGCAAAAAGGTCGTTTTGTTCGGCTCTTACGGCTGGGGCGGCGGCGAATGGATGAATCCGTGGAAAGAAGATGCTGCGAATGCGGGCCTCGTGCTTGCTGATGATCCGCTCGCTATTGAAGGCGCTCCGGATGATGCTGGCAAAGAAAAATGCCGTGAACTCGGCAAGGTTCTTGCGCTTTCGTAA
- a CDS encoding alpha/beta hydrolase produces the protein MKSKFLSAAFAVVSACTLMACCPEKENNAAQGAATPAAQPTTETAQPAPEKDMNKLNLTAEWDKVFPQSEKVEHSKVTFKNHFGIELAADMFVPKDTSLKANGKFPAIAISGPFGAIKEQSSGLYAQHMAERGFLTIAFDPSFTGESGGEPRYMNSPDINTEDFMASVDFLSTRDNVDPERIGIIGICGWGGMAINAAGIDTRIKATVASTMYDMSRVTANGYFDQANNAKARNEMRKALMAQRTKEFKDGKYELAGGVVDPLPTDAPFFVKDYYDYYKTPRGYHKRSLNSNMGWIKSAGTSLLNTKLLAYANEIERAVLVIHGEKAHSRYFSEGAFEKMTGKKVKVPAKLDPSKNWSMTVGNKELLIIPGAVHTDLYDDVNGRIPYDKMEEFFKTNLK, from the coding sequence ATGAAATCCAAATTCTTAAGTGCGGCGTTCGCCGTGGTTTCCGCCTGCACCCTGATGGCGTGCTGCCCCGAAAAAGAAAACAATGCTGCGCAGGGTGCCGCAACGCCGGCCGCGCAGCCCACAACTGAAACAGCTCAACCTGCACCGGAGAAAGATATGAATAAGCTTAACCTCACCGCCGAATGGGACAAGGTTTTCCCGCAGAGCGAAAAGGTGGAACATTCCAAGGTCACTTTCAAGAACCATTTTGGCATTGAACTCGCCGCCGACATGTTCGTGCCCAAGGACACGAGCCTCAAGGCGAACGGTAAGTTCCCTGCAATCGCCATTTCGGGCCCGTTCGGTGCCATCAAGGAACAGTCCTCTGGGCTTTACGCGCAGCACATGGCGGAACGCGGATTCCTGACCATCGCATTCGACCCGTCGTTTACCGGCGAATCGGGCGGCGAGCCGCGCTACATGAACAGCCCGGACATCAATACCGAAGACTTCATGGCGTCTGTAGATTTCCTCTCGACCCGCGACAACGTTGACCCGGAACGCATCGGCATCATCGGCATTTGCGGCTGGGGCGGCATGGCGATTAACGCTGCCGGCATCGATACCCGCATAAAGGCGACCGTCGCTTCGACCATGTACGACATGAGCCGCGTCACCGCCAACGGTTACTTCGACCAGGCGAACAACGCAAAGGCACGTAACGAAATGCGCAAAGCTTTGATGGCACAACGCACCAAGGAATTCAAGGATGGCAAATACGAACTCGCAGGCGGCGTGGTAGACCCGCTCCCGACTGACGCTCCGTTTTTCGTGAAGGATTACTACGACTATTACAAGACCCCGCGTGGCTACCACAAGCGTTCGCTCAACAGCAACATGGGCTGGATTAAATCGGCTGGCACGTCGCTCTTGAACACAAAACTGCTCGCTTACGCCAACGAAATCGAAAGAGCCGTGCTCGTGATTCACGGCGAAAAGGCCCACAGCCGCTACTTCAGCGAAGGTGCGTTCGAAAAGATGACCGGCAAGAAGGTCAAGGTCCCCGCAAAGCTTGACCCCAGCAAGAACTGGAGCATGACCGTCGGCAACAAGGAACTCCTGATTATCCCGGGTGCAGTCCATACCGACCTCTACGACGACGTGAACGGCAGAATTCCCTACGACAAGATGGAAGAATTCTTCAAGACAAATTTGAAGTAA
- a CDS encoding flavodoxin family protein: MKNVLVISSSLRAKSNSETLAQEFAKGAIEAGNKVEVVSLRGKKIAFCTGCLACQKKGKCVIKDDANAITEKMKKAEVIVFATPIYYYEMSGQLKTMLDRANSLYVSDYKFREIYLLASAADTDKKAMNIAKRGISGWIACFDGVKFKGGICATGAENPGDVKERTTLLKKVYAMGSKV; this comes from the coding sequence ATGAAAAACGTTCTAGTGATTTCGAGCAGTTTGCGTGCCAAGAGCAATTCCGAGACCTTGGCGCAGGAATTTGCGAAGGGAGCTATTGAGGCGGGCAACAAGGTAGAAGTTGTTTCGCTGCGTGGCAAGAAGATTGCTTTCTGCACGGGTTGCCTTGCCTGCCAAAAGAAGGGCAAGTGCGTCATCAAGGACGATGCAAACGCCATCACTGAGAAAATGAAGAAGGCCGAAGTCATCGTGTTCGCGACGCCGATTTACTATTACGAGATGAGCGGTCAACTCAAGACGATGCTCGATCGCGCAAATTCCCTTTATGTAAGTGATTACAAGTTCCGCGAAATTTACCTGCTCGCTTCTGCTGCCGATACCGACAAGAAGGCGATGAACATCGCGAAGCGCGGCATCAGCGGCTGGATAGCCTGCTTTGACGGCGTGAAGTTCAAGGGCGGCATATGTGCCACCGGTGCCGAGAATCCCGGCGATGTCAAGGAACGCACTACACTTTTGAAGAAAGTGTACGCAATGGGAAGTAAAGTTTAA
- a CDS encoding ZIP family metal transporter has translation MIQPILPIIQGLTIPFLGTVLGAACVFFIRGQMKQNLKRGLLAFAAGVMVAASVWSLLLPAISTSEHLGKLAFVPAAVGFWAGILFLYILDKITPHLHLGSQTPEGPRAKLKRTTMLTLAVTLHNLPEGMAVGIVFAGWLSGNVAITLSAAFALSIGIAIQNFPEGAVVSLPLKAEGATRKKAFALGALSGAVELIGALITLIAAEILSPFMPYLLSFAAGAMIYVVVEEMLPEVSEGDHFDAGTILFAVGFTLMMALDSAL, from the coding sequence ATGATTCAACCCATTTTACCCATTATCCAAGGTCTCACCATCCCGTTTTTAGGGACGGTTCTCGGCGCAGCCTGCGTATTCTTTATCCGCGGGCAAATGAAGCAGAACCTCAAGCGCGGACTTTTAGCATTTGCAGCAGGCGTCATGGTAGCGGCATCCGTCTGGAGCCTGCTCCTCCCGGCCATCAGCACCAGCGAGCATTTGGGTAAATTGGCTTTTGTACCCGCCGCAGTTGGGTTCTGGGCAGGCATTTTATTCTTGTACATTTTGGACAAAATCACGCCGCATTTGCATTTGGGCAGTCAAACGCCCGAAGGCCCGAGAGCAAAGCTCAAACGCACCACGATGCTCACGCTCGCCGTGACACTCCACAACTTGCCCGAAGGCATGGCTGTCGGCATTGTTTTCGCAGGTTGGCTTTCCGGGAACGTCGCCATCACACTCTCGGCAGCATTCGCACTTTCCATCGGTATCGCTATCCAGAATTTTCCTGAAGGAGCCGTCGTTTCACTCCCGCTAAAAGCCGAAGGCGCAACACGCAAAAAAGCATTCGCGCTCGGAGCGCTCTCTGGAGCTGTCGAACTGATCGGTGCATTGATTACCTTAATCGCCGCAGAAATTCTTTCGCCGTTCATGCCTTATCTGCTTTCGTTTGCGGCAGGCGCAATGATCTACGTTGTCGTTGAAGAAATGCTCCCCGAAGTGAGCGAAGGCGACCACTTTGACGCAGGCACAATTCTCTTCGCCGTCGGCTTCACGCTCATGATGGCACTCGACAGCGCGCTATAG